The Pseudomonas moraviensis genome contains the following window.
ACCCCTGAGCTGGTGGAAAAATTCCAGCCGTTGCTCGCAGCCACCCGTGAATGGCTGAGCCATGCGGATGCCGATCTCGCGCGCTGGCAAGCACTGCGCGATCAGCTCGACGGGTTGCAACCGAGTGCCGAAGCGCTGGAGGAGCGCAAACAGTTGCTGTTCTCCAATGCGATCTACCGCCTCGGTGAATTCATCGATCTGTGGCAGGACTGCCGCAGCCTGCAGGATGCGATCCTGTGCGAGCGCCAGGACAGCTGGCGCGCCGTGTACCGGCACTGGCGCCTCGGCCGGTTGACGCCGTTCATCGATCGCGGGCTGATGCTGTACTCGGTGGCCTCGACCATTCTGGCGATCATCGTCGCTTCGGTGTTGTGGATTCTGCTCGGCTGGCCGGATGGCGGCAGTGCGGTGATTCTGGCGGCGGTGGCGTGCAGCTTCTTCGCCTCGATGGACGACCCGGCCCCGCAGATTTACCGATTCTTTTTCTGGACCGGGATGTCGGTGCTGTTCGCCAGTCTTTACCTGTTTCTGATTCTGCCCAACCTGCATGATTTCCCCATGCTGGTGCTGGCGTTTGCCGTGCCGTTCATTTGCATCGGCACCCTGACAGTGCAGCCGCGTTTCTACCTCGGCATGCTGCTGACGCTGGTCAATACCTCGTCGTTCATCAGCATTCAGGGTGCCTACGACGCGGACTTTTTTGCCTTCGCCAACTCCAACCTCGCCGGGCCACTGGGGCTGTTGTTCGCTTTTATCTGGACGCTGGTGGCGCGGCCGTTCGGTGCCGAGCTGGCGGCCAAGCGCCTGACTCGATTCAGTTGGAAAGACATCGTCAGCATGACCGAACCGGCCAGCCTCGCCGAGCATCGGCAACTGGGCGTGCAGTTGCTTGATCGGCTGATGCAGCACCTGCCGCGTCTGGCCCTGACCGGCCAGGACACCGGCATTGCCATGCGCGAAGTGCGCGTCGGTCTGAATATGCTCGATTTGCTTGCATACACCCCGCGCGTCACTGGCGTGCCAAATGCCCTGTTGCGACAGGTGGTGAGTGAGGTCGGCGAGTATTTCCGCGCCTGCCTCAAAGCCGACGAACGCCTGCCGGCGCCGAGCGGTCTGCTGATGACCCTTGATCGCACCCGCCGTGCGCTGAACGGTGAGGGCGACGATGAAACCCGTCTGCACCTGTTGCACGCCTTGAGTGGTTTGCGTCTGGCCTTGCTGCCCGGCGTCGAATTCGTCTCCAGCGCCGAGCCCGAAGAACCGCTGCCCGATGGAGCGCCCCTATGATTGGTGATCTGGATATCAGCGGCATTTTCCTGCCGACCCTGCTGGTGCTGATGGGCATTACCTATGTGTTGTTTCTGTTGGTGCATGGCGTGCTGCAGCGCCTGCACTTTTACCGTCTGGTCTGGCACCGGGCATTGTTCAACGTGGCGCTCTACGCCGTGCTGCTGTACGGCGTGGACTCACTCAGTCGATACCTGATGACATGAAAAAACCGTTTCTGACTATAGGTCGCGTGGTCCTGACCCTGCTGATCGTGACTTTTGCCGTTGTCCTCGTCTGGCGCATGGTGATGTATTACATGTTCGCGCCGTGGACCCGCGACGGCCACATTCGTGCCGACATCATCCAGATCGCCCCGGACGTGTCCGGGTTGATCCAGCAAGTCGAAGTGAAGGACAACCAGTTGATCAAGCGTGGCCAGGTGCTGTTCAGTATCGATCAGGACCGCTTCAAACTGGCCCTGCGCCAGGCCAAGGCCGCCGTCGCTGATCGCCAGGAAACCCTCGCCCAGGCGCAGCGTGAAGCCAAGCGTAACCGTGGCCTCGGCAACCTGGTGCCGGCCGAGCAACTGGAAGAGAGCCAGTCGC
Protein-coding sequences here:
- a CDS encoding FUSC family protein — encoded protein: MNGFFTGMPPARDWFYGVRTFAASMIALYIALLMQMPRPYWAMATVYIVSSPFLGPTSSKALYRAAGTFLGAAAAVLFVPMFVQSPYVLVVVIALWTGILLFMSLHLRTANSYALMLAGYTLPLIALPVVDNPLAVWDVAEARTEEIFLGIAVAAVVGAMFWPRRLAPVFNDAVSKWFADATSYSLKFLSRDVQPEEVTALRMAMVANFNSLELMIGQLPHEGARPQTVRNTKELRGRMIHLLPVIDALEDSLYALERRTPELVEKFQPLLAATREWLSHADADLARWQALRDQLDGLQPSAEALEERKQLLFSNAIYRLGEFIDLWQDCRSLQDAILCERQDSWRAVYRHWRLGRLTPFIDRGLMLYSVASTILAIIVASVLWILLGWPDGGSAVILAAVACSFFASMDDPAPQIYRFFFWTGMSVLFASLYLFLILPNLHDFPMLVLAFAVPFICIGTLTVQPRFYLGMLLTLVNTSSFISIQGAYDADFFAFANSNLAGPLGLLFAFIWTLVARPFGAELAAKRLTRFSWKDIVSMTEPASLAEHRQLGVQLLDRLMQHLPRLALTGQDTGIAMREVRVGLNMLDLLAYTPRVTGVPNALLRQVVSEVGEYFRACLKADERLPAPSGLLMTLDRTRRALNGEGDDETRLHLLHALSGLRLALLPGVEFVSSAEPEEPLPDGAPL
- a CDS encoding DUF1656 domain-containing protein, which translates into the protein MIGDLDISGIFLPTLLVLMGITYVLFLLVHGVLQRLHFYRLVWHRALFNVALYAVLLYGVDSLSRYLMT